In Musa acuminata AAA Group cultivar baxijiao chromosome BXJ2-3, Cavendish_Baxijiao_AAA, whole genome shotgun sequence, the following proteins share a genomic window:
- the LOC103978096 gene encoding cytochrome P450 71A1: MALLLSPFPFLLLVLALLSALLLAGRKARGSTAAWKLPPGPAKLPLIGNLHSLGSKVLHQSLWELSKKHGPLVHLKLGRVPVVVVSSPELAKEVLKTHDHECCTRPSHISTDKFSYGRSDIALMPYGDRWRQLRKFCTVEFFSAKKINSFKGVREQETERTVKLICFHARQSLVVNLSELLLSLSCNITCRTAFGSRIDDGGDIHDILREAQALLTAFFVSDYFPLLGWVDALRGMKARLNRIFLRFDGIYQRVIDDHIDRMKQQRNGDEDILEALLRMQKAGEDITEDTIKGLLTDIFIGGTDTSSAAVVWAMAELIRQPEMMKRTQDEVRGCVGSKGKVEESDLHQLHYLKCVIKETMRLHPPAPLMLPRETMQTIELNGCIIPPKTIIYVNAWAIGRDPNSWERPDIFNPERFMHGSSDTKGQDFKFIPFGEGRRMCPGKNLGMLVVELVLANLLYSFNWHLPLGLTKEDVDMEEAPGITVHRKSALCLMATEYEGKED; the protein is encoded by the exons ATGGCACTCCTGCTCTCCCCATTTCCCTTTCTTCTCCTTGTTCTCGCGCTGCTGTCTGCACTTCTTCTCGCAGGTCGGAaggcaagaggtagcaccgctgccTGGAAGCTCCCTCCGGGCCCGGCCAAGCTCCCCCTGATCGGCAACCTCCACAGCTTGGGGAGCAAGGTGCTGCACCAGTCCCTGTGGGAACTCTCCAAGAAACACGGCCCTCTCGTGCACCTGAAACTTGGACGAGTCCCTGTTGTCGTCGTGTCGTCGCCGGAGCTGGCCAAGGAAGTCCTCAAGACACATGACCATGAGTGCTGCACCCGGCCTTCTCACATCTCCACCGATAAGTTTTCATACGGTCGCTCCGACATAGCCTTGATGCCGTACGGAGACCGATGGAGGCAGCTTCGGAAGTTTTGCACCGTCGAGTTCTTCAGCGCCAAGAAGATCAACTCTTTTAAGGGCGTCAGAGAACAAGAGACGGAGCGAACGGTGAAGCTGATATGTTTTCACGCTCGCCAGTCGCTCGTCGTCAACCTGAGTGAGCTGTTGCTCTCACTTTCCTGCAATATCACTTGTAGAACTGCCTTCGGCAGTCGCATCGACGACGGAGGCGATATCCATGACATACTCAGAGAAGCTCAGGCGTTGTTGACCGCCTTCTTTGTGTCTGATTACTTTCCACTGCTCGGGTGGGTTGATGCGCTAAGGGGGATGAAAGCCAGGCTCAATAGGATCTTTCTTAGGTTTGATGGCATCTACCAACGAGTTATCGATGACCATATTGATCGAATGAAGCAACAACGTAACGGTGATGAAGACATCTTGGAAGCTTTGCTCCGCATGCAAAAGGCTGGGGAGGATATAACAGAAGACACCATCAAAGGACTGCTCACG GATATTTTCATTGGTGGGACTGACACATCCTCAGCAGCCGTGGTGTGGGCGATGGCGGAACTCATCAGGCAACCGGAGATGATGAAGAGAACACAGGACGAGGTAAGAGGATGCGTTGGAAGCAAAGGAAAGGTGGAGGAGAGTGATCTTCACCAACTTCACTACCTTAAGTGTGTGATCAAGGAGACGATGAGACTGCACCCTCCGGCTCCGCTGATGCTTCCGAGGGAAACGATGCAGACTATAGAACTAAATGGATGCATTATTCCACCCAAAACCATAATTTACGTGAATGCGTGGGCGATAGGAAGGGATCCAAATTCGTGGGAGAGGCCTGATATCTTCAATCCGGAGAGGTTCATGCATGGCTCTTCCGACACGAAGGGGCAAGACTTCAAGTTCATACCATTTGGCGAAGGTCGAAGGATGTGCCCTGGTAAGAATCTTGGAATGTTAGTGGTGGAGCTCGTGCTTGCGAACCTCCTCTACTCCTTCAACTGGCATTTACCACTTGGACTCACGAAAGAGGACGTTGACATGGAGGAAGCACCCGGTATTACTGTGCATAGGAAGTCTGCGCTCTGTCTCATGGCCACGGAATATGAAGGAAAAGAGGACTAA
- the LOC135607212 gene encoding cytochrome P450 71A1-like, whose protein sequence is MALPPLLLSPLPSLLVVLALLSSLLLAGRKARGGSATWKLPPGPPKLPVIGHLHLLGSSLLHRSLWELSKKHGPLMHLKFGRVPVVVVSSPEMAKEVLKTHDLECCSRPSLLSFSKFSYGLSDVAFIPYGERWRQLRKLCTVELLSTRKINSFRDIRKEEMERVTKLICSHVRASSMVNLSELLLSLSCNMTCRSAFGSGFDDGGDIQLHDMLREAQEELSGLFLSDYLPLLGWVDRLSGMRSRLERAFLKLDSIYQRRIDYHQDRLRQQGKEDGDVLDALLRMQKDEEGLTEDHIKGVLMDIFIAGTDTSSATVEWAMAELIRQPELMKRAQDEVRRCVGSKGEVEESDLHQLHFFKCVIKETMRLHPPAPLLLPRETMQHFKLNGYDILPKTWMYVNAWAIGRDPNSWGRPHVFDPERFMHDSTEASGQDFKLIPFGEGRRICPGKNLGMLMVELVLANLLYSFDWHLPPGMVKEDISMEEAPGVTVHREYALCLMATKYDATTA, encoded by the exons ATGGCCCTTCCTCCCCTCCTGCTCTCACCTCTCCCTTCTCTTCTCGTTGTTCTCGCACTGCTGTCTTCACTTCTTCTCGCAGGTCGGAAGGCGAGAGGTGGCTCGGCGACCTGGAAACTCCCTCCAGGCCCACCCAAGCTCCCCGTCATCGGCCACCTCCACCTCTTGGGGAGCAGCTTGCTGCATCGCTCCCTTTGGGAACTCTCCAAGAAACATGGACCTCTCATGCACTTGAAATTTGGTCGAGTCCCCGTTGTCGTCGTGTCCTCGCCGGAGATGGCTAAGGAAGTGCTAAAGACACACGACCTTGAGTGCTGCAGTCGGCCTTCGCTCCTCTCCTTTTCCAAGTTTTCATACGGTCTCTCCGACGTCGCCTTCATCCCATACGGAGAACGATGGAGGCAGCTTCGGAAGCTCTGCACCGTCGAACTCTTAAGCACCAGGAAGATCAACTCTTTTAGGGACATAAGAAAAGAAGAGATGGAGCGAGTGACGAAACTGATATGTTCTCACGTTCGCGCTTCATCCATGGTCAACCTGAGCGAGTTGCTGCTCTCGCTTTCCTGCAATATGACATGCAGATCTGCCTTTGGCTCTGGCTTCGACGATGGAGGCGACATCCAACTCCACGACATGCTCAGAGAAGCCCAAGAAGAGTTAAGTGGCTTGTTTTTATCTGATTACTTACCATTGTTGGGGTGGGTTGATAGGCTAAGTGGGATGAGATCCAGACTTGAAAGGGCCTTTCTTAAGCTCGATAGCATCTATCAACGCCGTATAGATTACCACCAAGATCGATTGAGGCAACAAGGTAAAGAAGATGGAGACGTCTTAGATGCTTTGCTCCGCATGCAAAAGGATGAGGAGGGTCTAACAGAAGACCACATCAAAGGAGTTCTCATG GATATTTTCATTGCTGGGACGGACACATCCTCGGCAACCGTGGAGTGGGCGATGGCGGAGCTCATCAGACAACCTGAGCTGATGAAGAGAGCACAAGACGAGGTAAGACGATGTGTCGGAAGCAAAGGGGAGGTGGAGGAGAGTGACCTTCACCAACTTCATTTCTTCAAGTGTGTCATCAAGGAGACGATGAGGCTGCACCCTCCCGCTCCGCTGCTACTTCCTAGGGAAACCATGCAGCACTTTAAGCTTAATGGCTATGATATTCTACCCAAAACATGGATGTATGTGAATGCTTGGGCGATAGGAAGAGATCCCAATTCGTGGGGGAGGCCTCATGTCTTTGATCCAGAGAGGTTCATGCATGACTCCACGGAGGCAAGTGGGCAGGATTTCAAGCTCATACCATTTGGCGAAGGTCGAAGGATCTGCCCCGGTAAAAATCTTGGAATGTTAATGGTGGAACTTGTGCTTGCCAACCTCCTCTACTCCTTTGATTGGCATTTACCACCTGGAATGGTGAAGGAGGACATCAGTATGGAGGAAGCACCTGGTGTCACCGTGCATAGAGAGTATGCTCTTTGTCTCATGGCCACCAAATATGATGCAACAACAGCCTGA